A region of Veillonellaceae bacterium DNA encodes the following proteins:
- a CDS encoding LysR family transcriptional regulator → MTFRHLKIFLTVCETMNMTKAAGELHISQPSITQAIHELEDHYGILLFKRTGRKILLTPAGRHLEKFASEILSLQQQAESSMHALQKQMPIWIGASITIGDVFLVDLLQHARQLWPDLEILSAVHNTEELEQMLLDDKIDLALVEGRLTSTQLTTEPILTDTMTLIAAPESEWAGKDIKTARDTDYLPFFVREKGSGTRELFEQVMREHHIPYHVIGVYNNSTAIKNAVMANLGLSFLSKTLVRQEIAGGQLVEVPLDGLECNRIFRIAYRKDKDLTPSMQALIEECKHSHEWLHKKI, encoded by the coding sequence ATGACCTTTCGACACCTCAAGATTTTTCTCACAGTCTGCGAAACGATGAATATGACAAAAGCAGCCGGGGAGCTGCACATCAGCCAGCCATCCATCACGCAGGCTATCCACGAGCTGGAAGACCACTACGGCATCCTTCTCTTCAAACGCACGGGACGGAAAATCCTTCTGACACCGGCAGGCCGCCATCTGGAGAAATTTGCCAGTGAAATCCTTTCCCTGCAGCAGCAGGCAGAATCAAGCATGCATGCCTTGCAAAAGCAAATGCCTATATGGATTGGCGCCAGCATCACCATTGGCGACGTATTCCTCGTCGACCTCCTGCAGCACGCGCGCCAGCTTTGGCCGGATCTGGAAATCCTCTCCGCTGTCCATAATACCGAAGAACTCGAGCAGATGCTCCTCGACGACAAAATCGACCTCGCCCTCGTCGAAGGCCGCCTCACCTCGACCCAGCTGACGACAGAACCCATCCTGACAGACACAATGACACTCATTGCAGCCCCCGAAAGCGAATGGGCCGGCAAAGACATCAAAACCGCAAGAGATACCGATTATCTCCCCTTCTTCGTCCGTGAAAAAGGAAGCGGCACGCGCGAACTGTTTGAACAAGTCATGCGCGAGCACCACATACCCTACCACGTCATCGGCGTATATAACAACTCAACAGCCATCAAGAACGCCGTCATGGCGAACCTGGGACTTTCCTTCCTCTCCAAGACCCTCGTACGCCAGGAAATAGCTGGCGGCCAGCTCGTAGAAGTCCCCTTAGACGGACTCGAATGCAACCGCATCTTCCGCATCGCCTACCGCAAAGACAAAGACCTCACACCCTCCATGCAGGCCCTGATCGAAGAATGCAAGCACAGCCACGAATGGCTGCATAAAAAGATATAA